From one Triticum aestivum cultivar Chinese Spring chromosome 4B, IWGSC CS RefSeq v2.1, whole genome shotgun sequence genomic stretch:
- the LOC123093739 gene encoding uncharacterized protein isoform X2 yields the protein MGGKHTRTMSPADAATIHSDMGSSTRHIMEGARADDPIYRSNDEVFQVDTVVNATVPESQGLKPCAVNHTFVRGPRQEDRLDAGASTRKS from the exons ATGGGAGGGAAGCACACTAGGACGATGTCACCCGCAGATGCGGCTACCATCCATTCCGATATG GGCTCAAGTACTAGGCACATCATGGAAGGGGCAAGAGCCGACGACCCGATCTACCGCAGTAATGACGAAG TTTTTCAGGTAGACACTGTCGTAAATGCCACCGTGCCGGAAAGCCAAGGATTGAAACCATGTGCAGTGAACCATACCTTTGTGAGAGGACCAAGACAAGAG GACCGCTTGGATGCAGGTGCTTCTACGCGAAAAAGCTAA
- the LOC123093739 gene encoding uncharacterized protein isoform X1, which yields MAKKSISWYFKVYTALHDKERKEKNGSEDQKGSSTRHIMEGARADDPIYRSNDEVFQVDTVVNATVPESQGLKPCAVNHTFVRGPRQEDRLDAGASTRKS from the exons ATGGCCAAGAAGAGCAT CTCTTGGTACTTCAAAGTTTATACCGCACTTCACGACaaggaaagaaaagagaagaatGGCTCTGAGGACCAAAAG GGCTCAAGTACTAGGCACATCATGGAAGGGGCAAGAGCCGACGACCCGATCTACCGCAGTAATGACGAAG TTTTTCAGGTAGACACTGTCGTAAATGCCACCGTGCCGGAAAGCCAAGGATTGAAACCATGTGCAGTGAACCATACCTTTGTGAGAGGACCAAGACAAGAG GACCGCTTGGATGCAGGTGCTTCTACGCGAAAAAGCTAA
- the LOC123089506 gene encoding DELLA protein SLR1-like yields MGHFAFGWKGKEPAPAASPSGVGATLPLQSIQGTAAATTGADTAYCLDAAMYASAAPPTVPPPVAEAAARRHQEAENVALYLIHILRKCAETIEAGDYAAAAGKLTEAHTMLATSVSTTTGIGRVASHFTAALAQRLFPATPHSSFALDTSPERAGELYRQFYNAGPYLKFAHFTANQAILEAFEGCDRVHVVDLAIKQGMQWPALIQALSIRPGGPPSVRITGVGSAPAADEVGLRLAEFARAMNVPFSFQRVTDDSLDQLRPWMFQVLPGEAVAVNSICQLHRVLVNPDAASTSLPSPIDIVLGWIASMQPRVFTVVEQEADHNKPGLVTRFENAMFYYGSVLDSMEAMSVSRRGAIGNGAGADAYVQREIFNIVCYEGSARTERHEPLAYWCSRLWRTGFTHVPLGPSAAYQAAKFVRVFSGTGFRVQEIGGCLSLAWHEHPLLTVSVWSAMPADRAGTAKEHADKHKLKMSIGESSGGHLPDAGAQ; encoded by the coding sequence ATGGGCCATTTCGCCTTCGGCTGGAAGGGCAAGGAacccgccccggccgcctccccgTCCGGCGTGGGTGCTACGCTGCCTCTCCAGTCCATCCAGGGCACCGCCGCCGCGACGACCGGCGCTGACACGGCGTACTGCCTCGACGCGGCCATGTACGCGTCCGCAGCCCCACCCACGGTCCCGCCGCCCGttgcggaggcggcggcgaggaggcacCAGGAAGCGGAGAACGTCGCGCTCTATCTCATCCACATCCTTCGCAAGTGCGCAGAAACCATCGAGGCGGGCGACTATGCGGCCGCGGCCGGCAAGCTCACCGAGGCGCACACGATGCTCGCGACGTCTGTCTCGACGACCACCGGGATCGGCCGCGTCGCCAGCCACTTCACTGCCGCGCTTGCCCAACGCCTCTTCCCGGCGACGCCGCACTCCTCCTTCGCGCTGGACACCTCGCCGGAGCGCGCTGGCGAGCTCTACCGCCAGTTCTACAATGCGGGGCCCTACCTCAAGTTCGCGCACTTCACGGCCAACCAGGCCATCCTCGAGGCGTTTGAGGGCTGCGACCGCGTGCATGTCGTGGATCTCGCCATCAAGCAGGGCATGCAGTGGCCTGCCCTCATCCAGGCCCTCTCCATCCGCCCTGGCGGCCCGCCGTCCGTCCGCATCACCGGCGTCGGATCTGCGCCCGCCGCCGACGAAGTTGGCCTCCGCCTCGCCGAGTTCGCACGCGCCATGAACGTCCCCTTCTCGTTTCAAAGGGTCACTGACGACAGCCTGGACCAGCTCCGGCCGTGGATGTTCCAGGTCCTCCCCggagaggcggtggccgtgaactcCATCTGCCAGCTCCACCGCGTCCTGGTGAACCCGGACGCCGCATCCACCTCTCTCCCCTCTCCCATCGACATCGTGCTCGGCTGGATCGCGTCCATGCAGCCCAGGGTGTTCACGGTGGTGGAGCAGGAGGCGGACCACAACAAGCCGGGGCTGGTGACACGCTTCGAGAATGCCATGTTCTACTACGGCTCCGTGCTCGACTCCATGGAGGCCATGTCCGTGAGCCGTCGCGGCGCCATCGGCAACGGAGCCGGCGCCGACGCGTACGTGCAGAGGGAGATCTTCAACATCGTATGCTACGAGGGCAGCGCCCGCACCGAGCGCCACGAGCCACTGGCATACTGGTGCTCTCGCCTCTGGCGCACGGGTTTCACCCATGTGCCACTGGGTCCGAGCGCGGCCTATCAGGCCGCTAAGTTTGTCCGCGTGTTCTCTGGCACCGGATTCCGCGTCCAGGAGATCGGCGGATGCCTCTCGCTCGCGTGGCACGAGCACCCCCTGCTCACGGTGTCCGTGTGGAGCGCAATGCCCGCCGACCGGGCCGGCACTGCCAAGGAGCACGCCGATAAGCACAAGCTGAAGATGAGCATCGGCGAGAGCAGCGGCGGCCACCTGCCAGACGCCGGGGCGCAGTGA